In the genome of Lathyrus oleraceus cultivar Zhongwan6 chromosome 4, CAAS_Psat_ZW6_1.0, whole genome shotgun sequence, the window tcaccgcggtcatcatgtccatcttctcattcaggatgtccagaattcttccatagttttgtacgaagctgttgagtttgagtGGTGTTATTTTGGCACTCAACTTCTGTAGGCTGGTAAGGTCCacgttcttgtatttgaactgaaaagtaacccttctctcaggattcatcttgctaacaagtcttggattcctgaaataatgcgaaacaactaagagttttgctttttatgcatatgcaatgaatgaatggatgcaatgcctttttttttttttttttttttttttggatagGTTCAACGGTTcgaggtatggataaatttgattgctttccaaaacggggttctcaccgggtatgatctagggctttgttacaaaggatccccagagtcattgattcacaagactgtttgacgcttacgggaaatacttcccggtcgtcaactccatcaagggaatctattctgggtgaggttctcgtaccgactcttacgaagtatacacctcgcgAGTCTGTACTACGtaaccatcgactgggttctagacagggtactcagagtcatggattcaaaagactgtttgacgcttacggaaaatactttccggtcatcaactccatctagggaatctattctgagcgaggttctcgtatcgattcttacgaagtatacacctcgggaatccatactacgcaaccatcatttctagttggccaaaggtttaatgttctaaaaggtccttagagtcatggacccctttgaaacatcgccgcttacgaggtatacacctcgggcgacaatatttgcaaaagaatctactctaagtgaggttctcgtaccgactcttacgaagtatacacctctggagtctgtactactcaaccatcgtcctatcttatgttttttctttttcactctagactcgggtgtagagtctttcccacatggtttgcaatcaaatacccaagtaccaacaatcacaatagaaccaatatacaacagatatcaatataacaataaagatattaaaagcaataaataagggaaaagccataaaattaaacaaacaaaggcacacaaacgtcctaactaggcttgactcgcttagggatttgtgtccccagcagagtcgccatctgtcgcacctcgaaaaaatggggatacgacttcaaagcgaagcgcaatcgcacgctcgcaatgatggactgaacagagtcgccaccgaactttatttattcctaaaaaggaaaggggaaatatcgataaaacccaagacaaaagaaaggataagatatggtcatcgcaaccaatatcagggttcgggagtcgattacgcaaggggaaggtattagcacccctcacgtccgttgtactcaacgggaaccattaggtcaattgtgtgcgttagtgttagtttgaagTGTTAGGCTTTTCAGTTATTAGGTGGAAAAGAAAGAGTAGAAGAtagaagaaatgtttttggatttttttaacgaaggactaaacctaagttttttattagtgggcctgacaagacttataaatcctgctcctacgtatctcaaaagagaaatcaaggcttacgtagttctgggtagaaaaatgtttgtttgttggtcgattttagcgaaagctatattgtactaatcgacaaaaacatcgttttacccaaaacagatgaggagtggacgcataccacacatcgaacggatttataaatctacattcggaaaagcgtcgTTTATCTCTACTCAAtaatcgtggccgaaacattgttttgtatcacttaagacaatatatctttcatttatgaaaaaggtttttgattagtcgcacggcggcgagaaaagagtttgattggtttgatgtattttgagtgatggcgagaacttggatgagcgagatatacatctcgaatcctagcctcaggagtgcatggtatacaccatgttccatttccacctttatttgcaaaaatgtttaataagcattacgtgttttgaatttgattaagaaagggtttgaagaaaccgcgttgacaattttaggcgatggcgagagttaagattggcgaggcatacgtctcgaatcttaacctcaggagtgcatggtatacaccatgttccatttccacctttattgaaaaagtgtttaagtaagaattaggtgttttgagttttgttgtgaaaatgacttgacctagatcaagtattgatggacgtttgagaaatttgaatgagtgtttgaaagaaaacaaagtggataaatttggatgatggcgagagctaggattggtgagatatacatctcgaatcctagtctcaggagtgcgtggtatacaccacgttccatttccatctttattgaaaaggtcttgaatatgaattaatatttttgagttttttattatgaaaatggcttgacgttggatcaagcatttgatgaagttttgaaatGGGATGGaaataggagggagaaatgaattggttcgtttattgagaaagtactcgacgttgaatcgagtcatatttttgtatttttgaaatttgttgattttaatcttgtgttagtatctaattaaacaaccaaacaataaaagaaataaaaagtacaaaattattacacattgggggagtggggtacatttgtcaaatggggattagaaagtcatgaaataaataaaatcgggcccaaacaaataatgcatgagtgtaagtgcaagagaaccggctcattgtaagaaagcccaagagtaagctatgtgaggttgatggcgatgcttaaaaagcaatcgacttacacgggtttgaaaatgggctcgatattaaatcgagaaaagtatgatttttttttagttttaaaatgGTGTCGAATATATGATGAAATTAATAAAGAAGCATggacataaaaaaaaatattaaaagaaacaaaatgctaaaagacaataaaataataaaaaataaaatctaaaagaaaatgaaatactaaaaaaatactaaagaaaatgaaataaaaaaatgcTACGTATGAGTATCGAACTCAATCCACCTAAGACTATGGAACTACCCCCTCTCCACCAGGCCATTTATGATTGTTTATCAACTAGATaacaactaaaatataaaaaCCAAAATAGGTTAAAGtaggaataaaaataaaaaaataaaaaacaaaggGTGGTTTATTTAATGGACGATCAATTAAAAAAAGAGAAATCCCAAAAGATgaccctagccgcctggctgttgggttttagAGATTAGGAATTGGGAATACTAAACAACAATTAATTACAGTTAATACTAATAAACCAAATTTAATGACCAAACATTCACTTAGTTAAGATTCAAAGGTCTGCCTAATAAAAAGCAAATACAATAATGAtagaataataataaaataaaaaaaaataaaaaaaagaaagaaaaggaaacGAAACTCATGCTCTCAAATGAACTCAGCTCTCATGACCTCACGCACGAAATCCCTCTTCCCTCAAACGCTCTCTCAATCCCTCTCCTCTCGATCACGTCTCTCTTTCACTTCCTCTTCTCTCGATCGCGTCTCCCAACCCCAAATACCCTCAACCTCACTCAGATTGTGCAAGAACCCAATGGTTGAAATGAAGAAGATTACCTTCGGCGGTGGCAACAATGGCGAATCTCGAGCCTCCCCCCTTTCGCCTCTTCCCAATAGGTTCGTTTGTCGCTTGaaaatttttagggtttttgtctTTCTAGGTTTTCAAATCCGCCTCCCTTTCTCCAATTTTTTCTTCTGATTAGGGTTTTTTTGTGTTTTCGCCGCTAACTCTTTTGTGTTTTTTTCTCTGAATCGCCCTTTCCTATTTATCCCAGGCAGATTAGGGTTTCGGTTGGTGCATAAAGGTTCAAAGGAGAAAGCTTTCAGAAGTGCTTTTTCATGCTCAGAAGTGCTTTTTCATTGTTTGATGCTATCTTCCGGAAAGGTAATCTGAACCTACATACTTTCTTCCTCTGACTTGTCTCAATCCCAAATTGGGAAATTTCTGGATTTCTACAGTTGGTAATTAACCCCACTTTTACTGCAGTAACATTGAAGACTCCAAAATCCTTCCCGTTCTTTAACACAGCTCTGGTTTTAGTTTCGGTTGACATGGATTCAAAAAGAAGACCTTTGGCCTATACTCCATTTTGTGATAACACTAAGGAGATGGATGGATATCGGTTTTGGAGACAAAGTTTCTGGAAGGTTCGTTTGAAATTTTCCTTGTgatttcaaaagcattggattGTTGAAAATTTGTTGCTTCTGTCAATGCCTTTCTCTTTAAATCCTCACCCATTTTCTTTACTTTTGTAGGTGCTTTTGTTGCCTTGGGAATATCCTTTGCTGTCTTAGGTAGATGAGACTCGATGGCTTCTGAAATTATAACAGTTACTGGAGAGGCATCTCTTATTATTATATCTGTCGAGTTATATGCTGCTAATAACTCCTCTACGCTGCCGAGCGGAACCAAAGACTGTCGAGCATTGACGTTTGAAACTGCCATGGCACCAACATATGAGAGACTTTCAATCACGGCATCTGCCAAATCAAAAATGAAGGAAAGTTCGCATCCTAGAGCAGGAACACGGCCCCATTTTTCTATACCAGATTCTAGAGCCAATTCTTTGTATTCAACATCAATTTCTTCTAGAGTTTCAATATGTTCACTGACAAAGCTAATTGGAACAGCCAACAGACTTTTCACTCCCCTTTTTCCAAGTTCAACTATCGTCACGTCTGTATATGGTTTTAACCATTCCAACAGGTCCAACTCCACTCTGATAGGCAAGGGTGTTCCCGCATCACTCTCTAAGTCAGGATTAATTCCTTTGGACGGCAAGTGCTCAAGCAACTCAATATCTCCCATTCCAGCAGAATGATGCAATGCCGTAGCTCCTAAATTGCTAGCAATAGTAGGATCAGCACCATGGTCAATAAGATACTTAGCAGTGGCAGTGTGTCCTTGTCGTGCAGCATGAATGAGAGCAGTTTCTCCATCATCATCTCTCGAATCAATTTCGAGCTTCAAATCCTCCAACAGGTATTTACAAATCTCAGTTTGTCCTTCAAAAGCAGCAAAATGAAGTGCCCCACACTTGTTTGCATCTTTAATTGCTTCCACTGTTTTCATTGAATTGTACCAATCTTTTGCCGAGAAAAGGTTTGTGATAGGCAGGGCAGTTTCCAGCACCCTCTTCCAATTTTCATGATTATCCACGTTATGACGAGTTGTGGTATTATCTGTTTTGATGGAAAAATTTGTTGTGTTAACTTCATCTGTTGTTGATACTTGCAGGACGTACGTCATGCCGGGTTGAATTTCAGCCGAGGTTACTAGCGTTGCAAAGTCTATTGTAGGAATTTGGGGAAGCAACTATAACGCTTTTCCATGCTGTTTTGGACGTGTCGGTAATGCGGACGGATTCAACAACTAAAAGCTGACATATCACCCCCATAAGATGCATCAACAACGATGGAATGACACAACAATAGATGCATGGGAATAGCAGTGCCATTTCGCCACAGTTGTGCCACCCCTTTTTATTAATTTCACAAGAATATCGTACTTTGCAATatcatttatttttcttttcaagAACGGATAATGCCTTGTAACAATAATACTTTTGGTGCTTTCTCTATTTACAAAGTCTGCATCTTGCATATACAATTGCATTTTCTCACAGAAGGATTGTAATAGGTGTAGCAGTTTTCATTTACGGCACTTGTAGCACTGCTTTGAATTCCGTCATGAAAATAAAGAACTCTGTTTATGCTTGCAAACTCAATACGACCTCTAAAACGTGGCTGCTGCGAAATCTCTGACTGTCATTTTTATCACATTAGAATCTGGTGTTAATTGTGAAGCATGTTGATATTCTACAAGAAATCCTTTCATGAGAAATTTCTCAAGTACATGGCATGACAGGAAATAAATATTTGTGCTATCACGTGCAATGTAAAACCTTTCTCCAATTCCCTCCTTATCAACTAATGTAAAGGAACTACTTGCGAGTGGCAATAACGGCAAGCCAAAGAGTGTATCAAGCTGCATGGACTCTTGCAAGTCACGTAACAATACTCGGGAGTCAAAATCAATGCATCCCTGTCCATAAATTCACGCTTCCTTCTAATTAACAAAGTCTTTAATAGCTTAGGTTTTAGAAAATGCAACGATGGCATATTTCCATAAACTTTTCTAAAAGTGACTCCTTTGGCTCTTCAAGGAAAATGACCATAGACGGTAGTAACGACGTTTTCAGGGAGGTACAAGTTCTAGTCTAACCGCTTTCTTCCATCCCCTTCAAAATCTTCGAGTGGATATGGAGGTAAAAAAGCAATTTGACAAATGCTGAAGGAGAAACTACACCATCACCCTCCATCTCTTGAATATTTAGTAGGTGGATAGATTTATGACCAGATGAAATGGTCATGAGGAGGAAAGAAAATGCATGATCGATGGAGaaatttcaggatcaaaatcggggtataacagttgcccctatttaagcatcttcaactagagaatatgaagcaggacactcttcatatgatcatagtgggagatggttaaatactaagaagacccagattttgatcctgaatccctatgacatgatgtgatatgatatgatatgatatgatatgcatggatgcatgattttttttgtaattttttatCTGATAGGGATATGGGGGACCCTTGACAGGAGATGCTATTAGACAGACCAaactgtggggaatgctgatggtctACAGGAAGACAGACAACTGGTAAGAAacaaacttgctggggaaacagtcctgctggagaatcagacacacactggggagtattcAAAGTGAGATTTGATAAAAAACGACACAAgggatttcggtagtaagttcacacatgacttgacaacgctggggaataatcatggagaaaaactcttcagaacaggttcatgtatgacctgacaccggaataaagctcaacaacaggttcatacatgacctgaatggtattgaataaacagagaaaaaaatcttcagtacaggttcaagtatgacctgataccggaataagggttcaacaacaggttcatacatgacctgaatggtattgaacaaacagagaaaaaatcttcagagcaggttcaagtatgacctgacaccggaataagggttcaacaacaggttcatacatgacctgaatggtattgaacaaacagagaaaaaatcttcagagcaggttcaagtatgacctgacaccggaataagggttcaacaacaggttcaaacatgacctgaatggtattgaacaaacagagaaaaaaatcttcagagcaggttcaagtatgacctgacaccggaataaaaaggttcaacaacaggttcatacatgacctgaataggattgaacaaagaatcttcagagcaggttcaagtatgacccgaccccggaataaaaaggttcaacaacaggttcatacatgacctgaataggattgaacaaagaatcttcagagcaggttcaagtatgacctgaccccggaataaaaaggttcaacaacaggttcatacatgacctgaataggattgaacaaagaatcttaagagcaggttcaagtatgaccggaccccggaatagcaacaattggactttgaccgtaagcaatggactacaaccagcttttaacggattttgccaactataattggacttgaaaatgaccacgaaaaccggatgttggtttaaggataccaaagacaaactggaattagaggttCAAGGACATAGGATTGACACCAAGACCTAGGTCAATGCACAATGAGCACGAAATACctttcggctatgcatgatttgaaatttttttgatgtatgaatgatcatgattatgctGACACTTGGCAGACTGGGTGTTTGTAGAGACAGAGATtatgattcctcaacaccaataactcatacTCGTACAATTAACAGGCGCATCCATAGGAGCAACTATCAtgattgacagttataaataaccaaaggtCCATCCTTCTAGAGGATTCATAAGTTGTACTCCATGGGGACTTTTGTTGGTGATCCTGGCGTGTTTGTGCAAACTTTGAGCCTTTTggggaaacaaatgattttccttcGATTTTCACATGTATCAAAGTAAATTTGTTCTAAGtttcaaattctttttccaagtttcaaaacttcattattaacaaataaatgacattttgcataacaaagaaagCATAGATGAACACAAATTAACAGTGATTgggaaaacttgtattttattcaagaatggtagcacacaaatggcgtagctccatagagtgttacattttttgaaaatggcaataagggaaggtttacattgaattcagtgaccactaacatcctTAATAGATATGATCCCCCAAAAACCTTGCTTCTAAGGGGAGTGACTGGattgatcttccacctcaaattcttcggtgtaaatcagtaacaactgatgcagtttatgcctttatgcccctaacttttgcctggatcgccctttcgggttttcaatccaccgggacgctcttttttgcctaagtcgccttttcaggttttcaacttagcgagctaccatttttattcatccctaacttttgcctggaccgccctttcgggttttcagtccaccgggatacccttttttgcctaaatcgccctttcaggttttcgatttagcgggtttttgttaggcatagtattttttaactgcatcagagttcacggggtgtgagagttcttcatcatccatagttgtgagaatcaaggctcctccggagaaaactttctttacaacatatgggccttcataattgggagtccacttcccacgtgagtctttgtgtattggcaagatcttcttaagcacgaggtctccttctctgaattcccgaacacgtactttcttgtcaaaagcctttttaagccgtttctggtataattgtccatggcacaaagaagtcaatcgcttctcatctatgaggttcaactgatcaaatctattttgaatccactcagcctcttctagcttggtctccatcaagattctcattgaaggtatctctacttcaattgggagaactgcttccatcccatataccaaagagaacggggttgcccctgttgaagtgcggacggaagtccgatatccatgcaatgtgaagggtagcatttcgtgccaatccttataggtttttaccattttctgcaggatcttcttgatgtttttgttagcggcttcaacagcgccattcatctttggacgatatggtgaagagttatggtgctcaatcttgaagctctcACATAATTCTTTCATAgtcttattgttcagattagtcccattatctgtgatgatccgacttggaattccataacggcaaatgatctctttcttgaggaaccgtgccaccacttgctttgtcacattagcataagaggcggcttctacccatttggtaaagtaatcaatggcgaccaggatgaagcggtgaccattggaagctttaggctcgatggcgccaatcatgtcgatgccccacattgagaaaggccaaggtgacgtcaaaacatttagcagggtcggaggcacgtgtaccttgtcggcatagatttggcatttatgacattttctagcataattgaagcagtcggattccatggtcaaccagtaataaccagccctcaaaatcttcttggccatggcatgcccattggcatgagttccaaaggatccttcatgaatctccttgatcaacaggtctgtttcacgtccatccacgcatctgagcagaatcatgtcgtgatttctcttgtacaacacaccattgcttaagaagaatttagatgctaacttcctcaatgttttcttgtcaagggttgtggcatctgttggatattcttgattttgcaaaaagcacttgatgtcgtgaaaccagggtttaccatcggcttcctcttcaactgactggcagtaggcaggctcaactttccgctcgatttgaatgagaggtgcttcattatggaatctgacctggtacattgaagccaacatagccaaagcatcagcaatttgattctcagttctcgggatatgacggaaagtgatctcgtcaaagtattttatcaATTCCATGACATgggcacgatatgggatcaacttggtatcacgggtttcccattcgcccttgacttggtatatcaccaaggctgaatctccacatacttcaaggattttgattcggagatcaattgctgcttcaatgcctaggatgcacgcctcatattctgctatattgttcgtgcaatcaaaacacaaccttgctgtaaaaggagtgtatccaccattcggattcaacaggacagctcctacgccatgccccatgtagttggaggaaccatcaaacatgagcttccaccgagatccgggttcaggtccttcatcaagtcctgggatttcacagtctttcactaccataatgtcttcatccgggaagtcaaacttcaacgactggtaatcttcaacgggctggtttgccaagtaatcagacaacacacttcctttgatggctttctgagacacatattggatgtcatactcagatagtaacatctgccaacgggcgagtcttccagtcaaagcaggcttttcaaagatgtactttatcggatccatttttgagatcaacaaagtagtgtggcaaatcatgtattgtcttagacgacgagcggcccatgctaaagcgcaacaagttttctccaagagtgagtaccgggattcacaatcggtaaatctcttacttagatagtagatagcatgttcctttcgaccggtttcgtcatgttgtcccaacacacatcccattgatttttcaagc includes:
- the LOC127136418 gene encoding uncharacterized protein LOC127136418, with translation MTYVLQVSTTDEVNTTNFSIKTDNTTTRHNVDNHENWKRVLETALPITNLFSAKDWYNSMKTVEAIKDANKCGALHFAAFEGQTEICKYLLEDLKLEIDSRDDDGETALIHAARQGHTATAKYLIDHGADPTIASNLGATALHHSAGMGDIELLEHLPSKGINPDLESDAGTPLPIRVELDLLEWLKPYTDVTIVELGKRGVKSLLAVPISFVSEHIETLEEIDVEYKELALESGIEKWGRVPALGCELSFIFDLADAVIESLSYVGAMAVSNVNARQSLVPLGSVEELLAAYNSTDIIIRDASPVTVIISEAIESHLPKTAKDIPKATKAPTKVKKMGEDLKRKALTEATNFQQSNAFEITRKISNEPSRNFVSKTDIHPSP